From the Streptococcus sanguinis genome, the window GCTTCATAAGCTGGAGCGCTGTAAGGATTGTAAGTCTGAGCCAAAGCTGTACCATTTACTTGCAGCACATCTCCTGGGTTAATCGTATCAAAAATTGTCTTTCCATTATTGGCAGCAAGTTCGTAAGGATTCATTCCATTGGCACTAGCAATGGCAAAAAAAGAGTCCCCTTGCTGGACAACATAAGAATCTGCATGAACAGCTTGAGCGCCGATTGTCGCCAAAAAAGCTGTGGAAGTTAAACCAAGAGTCGCTTTAGCAAATGTTTTTTTCATAACTGTTTTTCTCCGTATAATTTGATGATAAAAAAATCATACCTCATTTACATGTCAGTTTTTTTAGAATTATGTTTTTGTCATGTTACAAATGATTTAGACTTTTGCTACATGAGATTTAGCAGTATTTTTAAAGATAAAAGGCTAGGGATTCCCTAGCCTCATCTATTATCAGTCTTCTTTACCCTTCAATTTTCCTAGACCTAAAGCACCAATAATGGCTGCTAAACCTAGATATGGCAGATAGACTGTATCTTTGGCTCCCGTTTCTGGCAGAAGAGAAACAGGAATCTTTTTAGCTGCTGAAGTTGGATTGGCTCTTCTTGGATCGTTTACATCTGAAACAAGCAGATGCTGTGCCTTAGGAGTGACTGTTGTAACCGTATTTGAAGCATAGACTACATGATTGACAGTATTAATGTAGGTATTTTCAAAAGTACCCGCAGCAATCCGCTTCATCTGTAGATAGGTTTCAGCCTGAAAAGCTGAATCCAGAGAAATAGTCTCTAAGAATTCTTCCTTGAAACGAATAGAAATCAAGCCTTTCTCAAGATCAACATTCGCAGCTGTATACTCAGTCAAATCTGTACCAGCCTTTATCACCTTACCATCTTTGATCGTGATGTCCACTTTGGCAAAGGTTTTGTAAGCACCCGTGTACTCATCTCCTCGTTGGTCATAATCATCCACAAAGCTATAGTCTGTCAAACCTTCAGAGTGGTTAGCAGGGATCAAGCCTCCGATGAGACGATAGTTAAAATGCCGTCCCAAAGTCAGTTCCTTGCCATCCAAGTTTTCTGCACTTGTTGGATCAAGACTCAATGTAATATCTTTTTCAGGACTGATTTTAGGAACATTGTTGACGACTACGTCTGTCGCATAACCATTTCCAAAGTCAATTTGATAAGCCTTGTTCTCGAATTTACCACCTGTGCGGCCCATTCCTTCTTTGACTGCCATAGGACTTGTTATTGTCAAAGACTTACCTGTTACGACATATTGGTCATAAAAGGCTTGGGCATCGTCTGCCGCAAAGAATTGGAAAGAACCTTTGACAGTGATGTTCGCCTTTTGAAGGAGCTCTCGAACTGCTGCAGGGGCTGTTTCAAGGCTTTCGTAGTGGGTCACTGTCACACCTGCCACAGCCTTGCCATCCGCATCTACTAGCTTGACTAATTCCGGACGAAGTTCAAGTGCTTCTTCCGGATAGTCATCTACATAGTAGAAACCTTTTTGAATCGTGCTCTTAGATGACTTGTCACCCTTATACTGATCCAAATCCCAAGTCAGCTCGTAGTAATTGGTCGAACCAGCCAAGACTTCCTTACCATCAATCACCAATCCTGCCTTGTTTTTATTGACCTTGGTTGGCTTGATGTAATTATTGCTAGGATTGTCTGAATCATCAGGCTTACCTGGTGTAGTCACGCGTACTACGTTTGAGCGGACACCATAGGCATCATTGACTGTCAGGGTGAAATTATTAGTATAGGTTGCGCCATCGTTGAGCACTCGGCCAACCACTGTCGGAAAGAGCGTAGCAACTTCTTTGGTCGTATCTGCGTTATAAGTAGCTAAGGTTGCTGCATTTGCTTTAAATGTCACTGTGTGGCTAGCCTTGTCATAGCTGATATCAAAGCCTGCACTAGCAGCTTTTGTTGCTGCTAAGTCAACTTCATAACCACTTGGCAACGGATCAGTAATGACAAATGAAGTCGTCTCACTGCGTCCAGCTGGAAGAGCTTCTGTCTTTAGAGCAAACTGAACGACGGACTGCTTAGCCACCAGAGTCTTATCAATATTGGTGCCTTGGTCATTTTGAATCTCTTTATTAATCTGCGGTTGAGATTGCAAGAGATGATAATGATAGCGCACAGTCGGAGCTACGGGCGCTGCTGGCTCTTTTTGATAAACAGGCTCTGCTGGTGAGGTTGGTAGCGGGCTATAAGTTGGTTCTACCGGCTTATTAGGCTCCGGTGTATCTGGTGTAGGAGTTGGCGCTTCCGGCTCCTTCTCATAAGTTGGTGCTGCCGGAGGGGTTGGCTCCTTTTCATAGGTCGGTTCTACCACTGCTGGCCGGACAGCTTTTTCTACTTCATAGCTTGGCTCAGAAGGCTTACTAGGCTCTGGGGTATCCGGTGTACGTGTCGGTGGCGTCGGTTCTTTTTCATAAGTCGGTGCTGCCGGAGGTGTTGGAAGAGCCTTCGGTGTTGGTGCAGTTGGAGCTGGATCCAAAGGCTTAAGCGCTTCTTCACTTGGCACTGCAGGAGCTGTAGGAGCTACGGGCGCTTCCGGTTCTTCTACTGTGATGATTGGCAGATCAGTCGCTCGAACATCACCATTAATCGCAAACCAAATATTTGGTTTCTTAGGAGCTAGTTTGTCAGCCCTACGTGGATCAGTAGCCTCTGGCTGGCCTAACACTTCAGAAGAGGAAATCGTTCCAATCGTCATGCTGTTGGTTGTACCAGAAATTTCCACCGCTCCTGCCCCATACCATGAGTTAGGAGCATCTGTAGTGTCCCAGCCTGAGTCTGGCTGAGCATTCTTATACATGGTAAAGCGAGATCCGCCAACTCCTTTTTTGAAGTTTTCAGACTCAGTCGCATAGATTTGGCCGTTCTTTTCACCAATAGAGGAACCCGAAATCTTGTTGAAAGTTCCTGTATAATCTTTGGCCATTTCGATAGAGTTGGCTTCACGGTTGAGGGAAGCCACGGACATCAAAGCCTGATCAAAATTAATAGGTTGGCCTTTATCATCATAAAAGACAAATTCCGTCTTAACAAAGAGAGAGGTTGCATCTTCAAAATTTCCTGTATAAGCGGAAGCAAAAACTCCCATGGTCGGGTCTTTAAAAATACCCAACCAAGCCTTATCATTGCGGAATTGAGAGCTTGGATCAAGAGTATAAGTATAAACAATTTTAGAAACTTTTTTCCCTCGATAATAAGTTCCCTGAAGATTTGTATAGGTTGCTGTTGCAGACTGACCGCGACTCAGCAAAACAGAAGACCATTCAGTCGGTCCTTTACCGCTTGTTACGTTAGAACTATAGTCTGCATACTTACCAACCGTACCAAAGCTTTCCTGCTGATTGGTCTGATAGTTAGCATTTTGAATATCTGTTACTTTGAAGTTGTCAAACTGGAAGAGTTTCTTAGAAAACTCTGCAGTATTCTTCACAGCGGCTTCCATGCCAGCATAGCTGACAAACTCACCAGTTGTAGTCAGTGACAGATCAGCATTAGGTTCTGATTTGAAAACCAGGCTTTGCGCAATTGGACGGCTCAAATGCCCGTCTTCAGTCTTCTTTGCTTCTGCAAGAGCCAGTCCAGCCTTAATCTTGGCCTGTTCAGCATCATATTTAGCCTTATCTTGCTGATACTTGGCTAATTTTGTGTTATAGACAGCCAAATCAGCATTATACTGGGCCAACTGAGCTTGATAGTTTGCTTGGGCTTGAGCATTACGCTTCTTGATTTCTTCATTTTCAGCTGCTATAGTGGCATTCTTAGCTTGATTCTCTGCTAGCTTTTGCTCATATTCTTTTTGAGCTGCTGCATTTTCAGCTTCAATTTGAGTCTTTTTAGCTTCATAAGCTGCTAGATCTGCTTCATATTGAGCTTTTTTATCTTGATTTTCTTTTTGGATACGGGCCAATTCTGCCTGATAATTCGCCTGAGCCGCTTGATATGCCGCTTCATTATCAGTATTGGTCTTTCGGACAGTAGCTAAATCTGTTTGATATTGGGCAAGTGCTGCCTCGTAGGCCGCTTTTGCAGCCGCATTCCGCTGTTTAATAGCTTCATTATCAGCAGCAATCTTAGCATTGGCAGCTTCAGTGTCAGCCAAAGCTTTTTCATACCGGGCCTTAGCTGCCGCATTAGCTTTTTGAACTCGGTCCAGCTCACTAGCATAAGCCGCCAGAGCCACATCATAATTAGCCTTTGTTTCCGCATTTAGTTTTTGAACACGGGCCAACTCTGCATCATAGGCCGCTTTTGCCGCTTGGTAAGCAGCCGTATTTTCTGCGTTGGTCTTTTGAACCATTGCTAAATCTGTTTTGTATTTACTAAGGGCAGCTTCATAATCTGCTTTCAGCTGAGCATTTTCTGCTGTGATCCGAGCTACTTCTGCTTGATGAGCAACCAAATCTTTAGCATATTGCTCCGCTGTCGCTTTGTTTTCTGCTGTAATCCGAACTACTTCCGCCTCGTAGGCTGATACTTTTTCTTTATACTCCTTGACCTTGGCATCAATCTCGGTTACTTGTGCTTGATAATCTGCTGCAATCTCCGCTTTTTTGTCTGCTGTGTCTTGATCAGTCTGAGCTACTCCTTTGTCAACAGCTGGATCTTTGACCACTGTCAGCCCAGCTTCTTGAGCTTTTTTGGCGCTTTCATCTAAACCAGCTGTTGGAACAGTCACTGTCACACCGCCGTCTGCCTGACCTGCTTGAGCCTGACTCTCTTTAGATGCCTGACTGGCTGGTCCTTGAGCTTGAGGCAGATTGGTCGCTGCATTTCCAGTGCCCACCATTTCAGTATTGACAGGACCATTGGTATCAGTTACTACTTCATCTGCTCTTACTTGCATCGTTGACGTTAAAAAAGCCGCACCTAGAACAGCACCGCATAAAGTTTTAACAGCCTTATTTTTCCGAAAACCAAAAACTTCTTTTTTCTTCATTTTTCTCCTTCCTCTGCTAACTTTTACAGTCAGCAGTTTTCTCATGCCCTCTGAAAATCAAAAAGTAATGAAAACCTCCCATCAGAAGCTCCATTCTTATTTTGATCCTCTTTAAGCATCAGAATATATATGTATCTTAATCCTAACATGTTTTGCCTCGTTTTGCAAGCATTTTTTGCTCCTTTTATTTACCCCCAAACAAATTTAAACACTTGTTCAAATATTGTCTATTTTTATTCTTCTTTGCCCTATCTTCCTTTAAATGGACAATGAGAATACAAGAAAAAGACCAGCTTTTGCTAGTCTTTCCTTATTACAGTTTTGTACTTGTTCTCTACAAGATCAAAGATTCCAAACTAACTGCTTATTTTTCAGTCAGTGCTGCAAGTCCTGGTAATACTTTACCTTCAAGGAGTTCCATTGATGCACCTCCACCAGTAGAAATCCATGAGAACTTGTCTGCACGGCCAAGGTTGATAGCTGCAGCAGCTGAGTCCCCACCACCGATGATTGATTTTACACCAGGTTGTTTCACGATAGCGTCCATAACACCGATTGTACCAGCTTGGAAGTCTGGGTTTTCAAATACACCCATAGGACCATTCCAGACAACAGTCTTCGCACCAGTCAAGGCTTCATCAAATTTAGCAATAGATTTAGGACCGATATCCAAACCAAGGAAGCCTGGATCCACTGCTTCACCTTCAGTATCTTTCACTTCAGTGTAGTCAGCAAATGCGTTTGCTTCTTTAGAGTCAACTGGCAGAACCAGTTTGCCGTTAGCTTTTTCAAGAAGAGCTTTCGCAACATCCAATTTATCTTCTTCGACAAGTGAGTTACCGATTTCGATACCTTGTGCTTTGTAGAATGTGTAAGTCATACCACCACCGATAAGGACTTTATCAGCTTTTTCAAGCAAGTTTTCGATAACACCGATCTTGTCAGATACTTTTGAACCACCAAGAATAGCTACGAATGGACGTTCTGGAGTTTCAACTGCTTCTTGGATATAGGCAATTTCGTTTTCAAGAAGGAAGCCAGCAACTGCTTTTTCAACGTTGCCTGAGATACCTACGTTAGATGCGTGTGCACGGTGAGCTGTACCGAATGCATCATTTACGAAGATACCGTCTCCAAGAGATGCCCAGTATTTACCAAGTTCAGGATCGTTTTTAGATTCTTTCTTGCCGTCAACATCTTCAAAACGAGTGTTTTCAACCAAGAGAACTTGTCCATCTTCAAGAGCATTGATAGCTGCTTCCAATTCAGCACCACGAGTGACACCTGGGAAAACAACGTCTTGACCTAATTTAGCAGCCAAGTCTGCAGCTACTGGCGCAAGAGATTTACCTTCTTTGTCCGCTTCTTCTTTGACACGTCCAAGGTGAGAGAAGAGAATTGCGCGACCGCCTTGCTCGATGATGTATTTAATAGTTGGAAGAGCTGCAGTGATACGGTTGTCATTTGTAATCACTCCATCTTTCAATGGTACGTTAAAGTCTACACGAACGAGGACTTTTTTACCTTTCAAATCAACGTCTTTAACAGTAAGTTTTGCCATGTTACAAAAACTCCTTTTCATATTTTATACGCAACTATTATATCATATTTTCCAAAAGTTTTCTTGATATAAAGAAAATTTTCACAAAAAAGAAGTGCCACGCACTTCTTTCTCTCGAACGTTGAATTAGAGAATGGGAAGAAGGGAGCTGAACTCATTCAGACAATAAGTTAAAGCTTTATTTTTCTCTAGATTTGACAACTCAAAAAGCCAGTAAAACTACTGACTTCAATGCTTTCCATTGTTAAATTGCAAATACTTGTCCTACTGCATAAGTGACCGCCATGGTTAAAAGTCCGATCACGAGGTTGCGAATCATGGCATTTTTGAGCGGTGCTTTGCCCAATCTAGCGCTAGTATAGCCTGTTCCCAAAAGGGCCAAGGCCACGATTAGAACGGTTGCCCAGATACGGATATTGGCTGGAAGCAGGATAATGGTAACCATAGGAAAAAGCGCACCAACAGCAAAGGCTAAAAAGCTTGATACGGCAGCATGCCAGGGATTAGTGAACTCCTCAATCTCGATGCCATATTTTTCCTGCACCAAGGCCTCCAACGGATCTTGGAGAAAAGCCCGATTGGTCATGAGCTGAGCAGAAGTCTCACACTCGCCATTTTGAACATAGGCAGCATAGAGAGACTGCCTAGCGATATCTGGATTTTTTTCTAATAGCTCCCGCTCTCTAGCAACAGCAGCTTCTTCTGTATCCTTTTGAGTAGAAACTGATACATACTCTCCGCCAGCCATAGAAAAGGCGCCCGCAAAGACTGCCGCCAAACCAGACAGAAAGATAATCCAGACATCGTCCGTCGCACTAGCTACCCCAATAACCACACCTGCTATGGAAATAATACCATCATTGGCTCCTAAAACCCCGGCCCGCAATATATTCAGCCGCCCACTAAAGTTCGTATCAATTTTATGTTCTTCCACTATTTTAATTTTCTCTTTCTTTTTATTTATAATGATTATAAATAAAATCCAGAAGTAATACAAGAGAAAATCGAAAAATGAGAAAAGTTCTACTATTTAAGAGAAGAAAGTCACCAGATTTCTACTATCTGATGCCTTTCAAGTTCTATTTATATTTTAGGGTTGTTTCTGAATCTCTTCTCGATACTCCGATATCGTCTTTCCTGTCCACTTTTTAAAGGCTCGAGAGAAGGAAGATACTTCCGAATAACCAAGCAAATAGGCTACATCATCCGTTGTCATGTCAGGATTTTTGAAGTAACCAAAGGCTAGAATCTTCTGCACATTTTGCAATTCCTGGTTAAACTTGGTCCCTTCTGCCGTCAGATTTCGTTGCAAGGTTCGGCTACTAATACCGAGAGTCGCTGCGATATCCTCGATACTAAATGCCCCACTTGGAATAGCTTGATAGAGTTTTTGCTGGACAATTCCTGTGAAACTTTCACTGGTCACGGCTTCTGCCAAGCGCTCTTTGAGCTGAGGTTCTAGGTAATCCAACATGACATTATTGGCTGTCAGGAATGGTTTCTCTAAATCCGACTTTTTAAAGACAACTTCATTGCCCTCCATTTCTTCCACATGACAGCTAAGTACCTTCAGGCTAGCTTCTTCATAGACATATGGAGTACCAACGTGTACAGGGATGATATTTTCTCCAGTCCCTGTCCGAATCAAATCGACCAATAATAGTTGTTCATTGAGAATGGCGAAACGGGGCAAGTCAAGACCTGGATAATCATAGCGGTAGCTAACACGGACAAGGTCATCAAAGGTTTCGATGCTAACAACAATGGGACCTGTGATTTTCTTGTATTTAGCAAAATGTTCAATCGCTGCGAGACCATTTTTTGACGAAAGTGCCGCAAAGAAAGGCGGCATGAACATTTGGATATCCTTGATACGGCTCATGGCAATGATCTGCTCATCAGTGGCCACCTTATCAAAAGCCGTCAAAAGATGGTAGTAATCCAGAGTTGAGAGATTCATCTCTTCCTTCCAGGTGGTATCTGGAAGATTGGCCAGTTCCAGAATCATATTCAAGTCTAGCCCGATTTGTTTTAAATTGTCAATATATTGCTGACTGAGATTCAGACGCATAGGGTTTCTCCATTTTCTCTTAAGAAGCCCGCTTCATGAGGGCATCAAACCAACGATCTGGCAAGATAGCATGCAAGAATACCAAAGGTTTAGCTCCCATACCAACTAAATAGCGTGTTTTAGGACGACGGCTGTTAACTGCTTTTGAAATAGCGTTTGAAATCACTTTTGGATTTGACATCATATTACCGGAGTATTGCTTCCGCATCCCTTCTGCTGCCTTAGTGGCTGCTGCTTCATAAGCACCACCTTTAGCTGATTCAGCCAATTTGTCAGCAGCGATGAAGCCCCAGTCCGTTTTAATACCGCCTGGTTCGATGATAGAGACATCAATGCCATAATCAGCCACTTCCATACGAAGACCATCTGAAAAAGCTTCAAGAGCATATTTGGTCGCATGATACCAAGCACCAAAGTAGGATGTCAAACGACCACCCATTGAACCCACATTAATAATGCGACCTGAATTTTGCTTACGCATATAAGGAAGAACGAGCTGGGTCAAGCGAGCTAGACCAAAGATATTCACTTCAAACTGCATCTTGGCTTCTTCAATCGTTACATCTTCAACGGCACCATATGAACCGTAACCAGCATTATTGACTAAGACATCGATACGATTTTCTTTCTTGATGATGAGATTAAGAGCTTCTTTAATGCTAACTTCATCTGTAATATCCAAACGAACTGGTGTCACGCCAAAGATTTCAAGTGGTTTCATGGCATCCACACGGCGGGCAGCTCCATAGACAATATGACCTTCTTTAGCAAGTTGTTCAGCAGTTTGGTAGCCGATACCTGATGAAGCGCCTGTGACTAAGATAACTTTTTTGTTTGACATGTTGATTTCCTCTTTTGTTTCATTTGATTGATGAGACTATTATACGATACAGGAAGCGACAAGTAAACGACAGATTCTGACAACGGAATGACAATTTACGACAAAAGCGAGCGTATTTCTTCTACTATATCATTTTTAACCGGTCAAATACTCGAATTGCAATATCTTGTAAAATTTTTAAAAAAATCATTGACATGGAACGCGTTCCACAGGATATACTTTAGAAAAACACCAAACGGAGGTTCATAATATGACAATCAAACGTATTTTTTGCGATATGGATGGAACGCTATTGAATAGCCAAGGCAGACTGACTGACAGTAATGCTAAACTTATTTCTCAGGCCAATCTTCCTTTCACCCTGGTTTCCGCACGAGCACCTATGGAGATGAAAGAAGCCATTGATAAATTAGAACTGACTGGCCCCCAGATTGGTTTCAATGGTGGATTGATTTATACCTACAAGCAAAATCAAATCAAGATCCTGCATCAGCAAGCTTTAGAAAGAAATGATTCTACTTATTTAGTCAACTTTATCAACCAGCATTTTCCTCACTTAAGTCAATCTTACTACGACTTAGAAAACTGGTATACCTATAAAATGGACAATGGAATCGACTATGAGCAACAATTGACCAGACTAGAGGCAACTATTATCGGGGAGGAGCAATACCTAAAAGTTCAAACAAGTATTTTTAAAATTATGCTCATCACTTTTGATGGAAACGAAATGAGAGCATTAAAAGCTAAACTCGAAGAATTAAATCTTCCAAATGTTTCTATACAGCAAGCTGGTGATTTTTATCTAGAAATTACACACAAAAAAGCTAAAAAATCAGTTGGAATTGACTATATAATCAAAGAAGAAAAGCTACATAAAAAAGAACTAGTCGCCTTCGGCGATGGTCACAATGATCTCCCTATGTTTGAACGGGTTGGACTGAGTATTGCAATGGAAAATGCTAGTCAAGCAATCAAAGACAAAGTCAGTCTCATTACCAAAACTAACGATGAAGACGGTGTTGGCTATGGTATCCATCACTTTCTCCTATAAGTCCAATCTTGCCAACAACTCCTATCATTTGGTATAGTGTATAAAGAAAGGGGGTACTATGGTTTCCATACGTGACATCGCCAAACAATCTGGCTATTCCATCTCAACTGTTTCTCGCTACATCAACAAATCAGGTTATGTCTCACAAGAAGCTGCCGAAACAATTTCAGCTATTATAAAAGAACTAGATTATAGCCCTAGTCAGATTGCTAGAGACTTAAGTGCCGGCCATACTCGAAAAATCGGTGTTGTAGTGCCTCATGTTCGGCATACCTACTTTACTGAATTGATAAAGGGGTTGCTAGACGCAGCCCTAGAGAGTCATTACCAGCTCCTATTTTTGCCATCAGACTACAGCATAGAAGCTGAGAAATCCTATCTGGAACAGCTACGGAGCAATGCTTTTGATGCACTAATCTTTACTTCTCGGGCTATTGATATACAGACCATCGCTAGCTACCGAAAATATGGCTCCATTGTCTGTCTGGAAGAAACAGACTTACCTGAGTTAATTTCTATCTCAGTGGATCGAAAACCTGGATATCAAGCTCTCTTTAAATGGATCCAGAAGCATAACCCCCAGAAAGTAGCCTTGTTATTCTCTCGAAACAGTCCAATCAGCCCCACTTTTCGTGAAACCCTATCAGTCTTTGAGGAAATTTTCAAGGGCGTGGAGTATGTAACTTTTGGGGGATTAATGAGATATGAGGATGCAGGATGGATTTTTGAAAAGCTGTGTATGCAAAAAGGTTTAGACTGCATTGTTTCCAATAGCGATGACTTAGCAGTCGGACTACTAGAATTCTATAAAAAAGCTGGTATAGAACCGCCACTCATTGTCAGTCAAACCAGTCAGTTGTCTGGGAAACTGCTCAATATCCCCAGCATTGACAACTATTCTTACCAACTTGGCACACTTGCTTTTAAAGCGGCTATTGCAAAAAATCCCCAGTCAATCTGCTTGCCATCAAAATTTCTAATCAAAAGAAAATAAAAGTGGTTTAGGCCACCTTTTTAGTTTTGCTAGTTTACTTGTATCTCTTGATACCCATTTTCTGTTATAATAAATTGTTAGAAATCAGCGCGAAAGGATTTACAATGACAAATCTTATCAAACACAAACGGGTGGAATTTAGCGAGCTTTTTTATGACTTGGTTTTTGTCTACGCGATTTCCAAAACAACTGCCCTCATCCATCATCTTCATCATGGGGTTCTATCCCTGGATGCTATTTTCGGCTTCCTGATGTCACTTCTAGTTCTGGTCAATTCTTGGATGATTCAGACCGTCTATACTAATCGCTATGGGAAAAATTCTCTTTTTAATATGGTCGTCATGTTCGTCAATATGGCCATGCTGCTCTTGATATCAAACATGATTACCAATGACTGGCAGTCCTATTTCCATACCTTCTGCTGGACGATTGGGACACTGACCCTGACCTTATTTTTCCAATATCTGGTTGAATATCTTCGAAAATCTACAAGCTCTGCCAATCGTAAAAGTATCAAAGGATTTCTTTGGATGACCGGTCTTCGAACTATTTTGGTCTACCTAGCTGCTCTCTTGGCAATTCATCTTGGGATTCATGTCTACATGACTGGGATTCTCCTGACCTTTATCATGCCCGTCCTATTGACACGAAAAGTTTCCCATTTTCAAATCAACCTGCCCCACCTGATTGAACGCATTTCGCTTTTAGTTATCATCACTTTTGGTGAGATGATTATGGGACTAGCTGATTTCTTTACCCTTGAACATTTCTCCATCCATTCTATCCTTTACTTTATCATCATGGTCAACCTCTTTATGAATTACTTTGGTCAGTTTGACCATGCTATTGATGAGAATGGGGAGAATAAAGGAATCTTCCTAATTTATAGCCACTATCCGATTTTTATCGGCTTAATTATGGTCACTGTTTCTATGAGTTTCTTGGTAAATCCTGAAGCCCATCACCTCTTTGCGACTAGCTTCTTCTATGCTGGTATCGGACTCTTCCAAGCTGCGGTCTTGTCAAATGGTCGCTTCAACAAGAGTTATCTCCGCTATAACAAGTTCTTTTATGGGTTCCAAGCAGGAATCTTCCTTCTCGGATTGGCCTTTTCATTCCTTTTTTCAGCCAGCCCAACCATCGTCATTGCTATCGCAACCCTGATGACCTTAGCAATGGAAATTCATTTTACTCATTTTTATATGGCACAGACCAAGAAATTCTCAACACCTAATTGGGAATTGTTCTAACAAAAGACCTTGAGAAAATTTTCTCAAGGTCTTCTTTGTATTTGATAGCAATAGCATTTTATTGTCTGATGCGGACTTGATTGAAATCTCCTGCAAATGCAATAAACAAACTAATTATTTCACAACGATATTAACAAGTTTATTTGGTACGCTAATGACTTTTACAACTTCTTTGTCGGCGATTTCAGACTTGATTTTTTCATCTGCCAGAGCGATTTCCTGCAGTTCCTCACGGCTCAAGTCCTTAGCTACGACTAGCTTAGCACGAACTTTACCCTTGATTTGAACTACGATTTCGACCTCTGCTTCGACCAGTTTGCTTTCGTCATAAGTTGGCCAAATTACATAGGAAATGCTCTCACCAGTTTGAGCGACTGCCTGCCAGAGTTCTTCAGCCAAGTGTGGTGCAAAAGGCGCCAGCAATTGGATAAAACCTTTGGCATATTCGACATAGAGCTTTTCTTCCTTGTTGGCTGCATTGACAAAGATCATGAGCTGGGCAATGGCTGTGTTAAACTTGAGCTCCTCAATCTGCTCTGTGACAGACTTGACCGTTTCATGGTAGACCTTGTCCAAAGCTCCGCTATTTTCAGTGACCAGCTCCTTAGAGTTAAGGAGACGATAAACCCGATCAAGGAACTTACGGCTGCCTTCTAACCCTTCTTCGCTCCAAGCGATAGATGCATCCAGCGGCCCCATGAACATTTCATAGACACGAAGCGTATCGGCACCATATTGCTCCACTACATCGTCTGGGTTGACTACATTCTTCAGAGACTTAGACATCTTAGCAGGCGCTTGCTCCAGTTCTTCTCCAGTTTCGATATTGAAGAAAGAACCATCGCGTTTTTCCACCTTGTCTGTCGCCACTAGAGCACCGCGACTATCACGGTAGCTAGTCCCCAGAATCATCCCTTGGTTAAAGAGTTTTTGGAAAGGCTCTTTGGTCGGAACCACTCCGATATCATAAAGGAACTTGTGCCAGAAGCGAGCGTAGAGAAGATGGAGTACAGCGTGCTCCGCACCTCCGATGTAAATATCAACTGGAAGCCAAGCCCTGAGCAAGTCTTCGTCTGCTAATTTCTCATTGTTGTGCGGGTCAATGTAACGCAGGTAATACCAGCTGGAACCAGCCCATTGAGGCATAGTGTTGGTTTCACGGCGTCCTTTGACACCATCTTCCCTAGTCACTTCCAGCCAGTCAGTCAGATTGGCC encodes:
- a CDS encoding antigen I/II family LPXTG-anchored adhesin, which translates into the protein MRKLLTVKVSRGRRKMKKKEVFGFRKNKAVKTLCGAVLGAAFLTSTMQVRADEVVTDTNGPVNTEMVGTGNAATNLPQAQGPASQASKESQAQAGQADGGVTVTVPTAGLDESAKKAQEAGLTVVKDPAVDKGVAQTDQDTADKKAEIAADYQAQVTEIDAKVKEYKEKVSAYEAEVVRITAENKATAEQYAKDLVAHQAEVARITAENAQLKADYEAALSKYKTDLAMVQKTNAENTAAYQAAKAAYDAELARVQKLNAETKANYDVALAAYASELDRVQKANAAAKARYEKALADTEAANAKIAADNEAIKQRNAAAKAAYEAALAQYQTDLATVRKTNTDNEAAYQAAQANYQAELARIQKENQDKKAQYEADLAAYEAKKTQIEAENAAAQKEYEQKLAENQAKNATIAAENEEIKKRNAQAQANYQAQLAQYNADLAVYNTKLAKYQQDKAKYDAEQAKIKAGLALAEAKKTEDGHLSRPIAQSLVFKSEPNADLSLTTTGEFVSYAGMEAAVKNTAEFSKKLFQFDNFKVTDIQNANYQTNQQESFGTVGKYADYSSNVTSGKGPTEWSSVLLSRGQSATATYTNLQGTYYRGKKVSKIVYTYTLDPSSQFRNDKAWLGIFKDPTMGVFASAYTGNFEDATSLFVKTEFVFYDDKGQPINFDQALMSVASLNREANSIEMAKDYTGTFNKISGSSIGEKNGQIYATESENFKKGVGGSRFTMYKNAQPDSGWDTTDAPNSWYGAGAVEISGTTNSMTIGTISSSEVLGQPEATDPRRADKLAPKKPNIWFAINGDVRATDLPIITVEEPEAPVAPTAPAVPSEEALKPLDPAPTAPTPKALPTPPAAPTYEKEPTPPTRTPDTPEPSKPSEPSYEVEKAVRPAVVEPTYEKEPTPPAAPTYEKEPEAPTPTPDTPEPNKPVEPTYSPLPTSPAEPVYQKEPAAPVAPTVRYHYHLLQSQPQINKEIQNDQGTNIDKTLVAKQSVVQFALKTEALPAGRSETTSFVITDPLPSGYEVDLAATKAASAGFDISYDKASHTVTFKANAATLATYNADTTKEVATLFPTVVGRVLNDGATYTNNFTLTVNDAYGVRSNVVRVTTPGKPDDSDNPSNNYIKPTKVNKNKAGLVIDGKEVLAGSTNYYELTWDLDQYKGDKSSKSTIQKGFYYVDDYPEEALELRPELVKLVDADGKAVAGVTVTHYESLETAPAAVRELLQKANITVKGSFQFFAADDAQAFYDQYVVTGKSLTITSPMAVKEGMGRTGGKFENKAYQIDFGNGYATDVVVNNVPKISPEKDITLSLDPTSAENLDGKELTLGRHFNYRLIGGLIPANHSEGLTDYSFVDDYDQRGDEYTGAYKTFAKVDITIKDGKVIKAGTDLTEYTAANVDLEKGLISIRFKEEFLETISLDSAFQAETYLQMKRIAAGTFENTYINTVNHVVYASNTVTTVTPKAQHLLVSDVNDPRRANPTSAAKKIPVSLLPETGAKDTVYLPYLGLAAIIGALGLGKLKGKED
- a CDS encoding phosphoglycerate kinase → MAKLTVKDVDLKGKKVLVRVDFNVPLKDGVITNDNRITAALPTIKYIIEQGGRAILFSHLGRVKEEADKEGKSLAPVAADLAAKLGQDVVFPGVTRGAELEAAINALEDGQVLLVENTRFEDVDGKKESKNDPELGKYWASLGDGIFVNDAFGTAHRAHASNVGISGNVEKAVAGFLLENEIAYIQEAVETPERPFVAILGGSKVSDKIGVIENLLEKADKVLIGGGMTYTFYKAQGIEIGNSLVEEDKLDVAKALLEKANGKLVLPVDSKEANAFADYTEVKDTEGEAVDPGFLGLDIGPKSIAKFDEALTGAKTVVWNGPMGVFENPDFQAGTIGVMDAIVKQPGVKSIIGGGDSAAAAINLGRADKFSWISTGGGASMELLEGKVLPGLAALTEK